ACGGGGAATCTGCCACTCAGACGCATCCCACAGCGTGACTTTGCCATCACTTGACCCGTAAGCAAGGATCATCCCATCGGGGGAAAACATTACAGAGGTGACGTAAGACACATGCCCCTCAAGCGTAGCGATATTTACACCCGTCGCAACATCCCACAGCTTGATCGCTCTACTTGCTCTATCCCATGACCCTGAAGCGAGCGTTTTACCATCGGGCGAAAATGCAACAGACTGCACCCAACCCGTATGTCCCTCAAGAGTAGCAATATTTACACTCGTCGCAACATCCCATAGCTTGATCGTTTTATCATTAGATCCGGAAGCAAGTGTTGTCCCATCAGGTGAATACGCAACAGTAGTAATCCCTTCCGTATGTCCCTCAAAGGTAGAGATATTTTTACCTGTTGCAACATCCCACAGCTTAATCGTTTTATCATTAGATCCGGAAGCAAGTGTTGTCCCATCGGGTGAAAATATCACAGACAAGACTTCAACTCCATGTCCCTCAAGGGTAGCGGTATTTTCTCCTGTCGCAACATCCCACAACTTGATCGTTCTATCCCCTGATCCTGAAGCAAGCGTTGCCCCATCGGGTGAAAATGCCACAGAAGAGATCCAACTCGTATGCTCTTCAAGGGTAGCGGTATTTTCTCCTGTCGCAACATCCCACAACTTGACCGTATTATCCTCTGCTCCGGAAGCGAGCATTTTACCATCAGGTGAAAATACCACGGAACTGATCTCTCTCGTATGCTCTTCAAGGGTGGAGATATGTTGTGGTGAAATTTCCCACAGTTCAAAAGATATATAGCTGACATCCCCTTCAGTATCAACTGCTTCGATATAAATCGGATGTACAGTAGGATTGGAAAGGCTCGTCGTATAGCCAATAGATGGAATAACGCCATCATACTCAAATACAACGACAGTATCTTTTTCACCTGCCAATCCACGACATGCCTTCAATTCAGAACCTCCAGCAGAGGGATGTGGTTCTCCTGTTCTAACAAATAAAATTACTTGATGCAGACCTTCTGAATCGCTGACTTTGAGTTGAATAGAAACGCTCGTTGACCCTGCCGGATATCCAGTCGGCGAAACGAGTTCAATCGTTGGCGACTGCGCCTCTTCAGTTGGGGTATCAAGATTGAAATAGGGATGTACAGCCAAAAATTCGGCATTGCACATAGATAACCGATCTTGTCCTGGACCATACGACATGAGATATGCGCCATCACTGAAATCGTGCTGCAACCCAAAGGCATGTCCGAGTTCATGTGCTGGTGTTGTCCAGCTAAATTTGCTGGGCATCAAAGTAATGCCACCATTTTTACTCCGTCGGCCTCCTATAGCTGTTGCACCACCAATTCCGTTTCTACTATAGTCAATGACGATAAAATAAACATTCTCTCTCATATTAAATACCTGTTCAATCTCTTGAAACACATTAGTAGGTGTGTTGTTGAGATAGTGGCTATCGGAGTGTTGACCATCAAGGCGATGAATTAGTGGTTCGCCCTGGGCATCAGTTTCAAAGCGGAAGGTCTTGTTCCCATATCCATGTGCCTGCATCTGTTCCGCATAGAAGGTCTGAATCTGGCGAATGGTCACGTTCATCGAATCCATCACCTCCTGGCGAAAGGGACGGTCATTCGGCAGAAAGTAGATCATTCGAACAGTGCGAGATTCGCCTGCGTTTAAATTAAACGTTTGTTTTGGCGCAACATATAAACTATCGCGCGCCTGCATGTCTTCGAAATCGAGAACCCTGCAAAAATGCACATCAGCCGATGGCTGAGAAGCATAGCTAACAGACGATAGACAAAGCAACGCAAACAAACACGCGCTTACCCTGAGTATCTTACATTCTATTCTCATGACATCACCCCTCTCCGTTTTTTCTTGACCGTTGCGGTCGCGATATGTGCATGGGTTTATCCTCTATAGTGCTCTTACAGGTCAAAAATTAAACGTCAGCGCGGCGCGAAGCCCTTTTGAAGATGTGGGTGCAAGGCTCAGGTTGAGACTATAGGGCGACACTTTGACCCATTTATCGGTTTTTATTGTAGCACCAATGAGAGTGGAGAGAGCGCAAATAGGTATAGATATGTATCCTAAAACATATAGTAATGCTAGGCCCTCCGTAGAGTCAGGGTAGTCAAGATCAAGACTTGCATATACGGCCCAGAAAATCGCAGCTCCAACACCAAAGCCAATAGCCATTCCTTTCCCCGTGTTTCTCTGTCTAATGTTTACTTCAAAATTGGAGATCGCAGAATGGGGCACTTCAAAAAATTTACCTCCTCTTTGGATAACCAGTGTGTCCGGTCTCATTCTGATGAATCTGCCAACCACCCGCCCCTTCCAGATTGAAGGGGCCTGGACACGCACTTCGGTATAGTATTCATTTTTAAGGTGTCTTTGGACCTGATATTTTGCATTTTTCCATGCTTCCTGCATATATTGCGAAATAACGAGGGTATCGATGTCCTTGTATGCTATTGTTTTCGAAATTGTTAAGGCCCTTGTTTTCGAAATCTTCAATGCCCTCTCTTCCCGCACTCTAATGACAATATGAACAGAGTCTTGCCTGGTAATCCTTCCAGTTACAATCTTTTTTTCACCTTTTGATGTGTAAATAACATGGGCATACCATCCCTTCCTGATCTTTGAAAGATCAATCTGCCCACCTGACATGATCGTGATGGCCTTCAACTCTTCCTCTTTTTTTTCTTTCCTTTTTTTCTCTCCAATAAACTGATTCACCTCATTCATCTGCTTTAGCGTATTTGTTTCTTCGCTTATGAACACTGACACGACTTTATCATAAGAAATAGTCTTCTTGTCCTTGATACCTCCGCTCCGAATCGTGAACGAAGTTTCACCAATCGCATCAATCCACCCCTTCTCCAATTTCTGTTTGCCATTGCTATCGTAATAAGTAACTGCAACGTAGGCATCTTGGACCAACGTATTGGCATTGACCTCTGTGCCTTGCAAATATGTAGCTGCGTGGGCAAGCGTGGGAGCTATCGCGTTGAGCAGGATGGTTACGATTACGAAGGTAACGGTTAGTTTTTTCATGAATTTATCCTTCTTTCCGAATCAGTGAACCGCACTCTAAAAATCAAAAGCAACACTGAGGATATGCACCCGTTTATCAAAAACAGATTTAAAGAACTTGCTCGTATAATCTACCTTCAAACCGATACCATGAGTCTTAAGTAGCACGCCTATACCCAGGGTGTTGGCATCTGAGATACTACCTGACCTTTTTCTGTGTCCTGCTCGCAGCGAAAATCCCAACATATTGTCTATAGCGGTCTGGTGTATATATGTATATTCGATACCTATGTCCGTGTAGAAGCCATCATTAGAATCGTTTGGATTATTCACATCCACGACCAGATCTAGATTATGAGGCAAGGGACCGATAGCCGTCAGCGCAATCAAATCAAGAAGCACTCCCAGCCGCACATTCTTCGGAAGACCTCCTTGCTCTGGCTCGCCTAACCCGCTCGTGCTCAAGTTCTCCATGCCCATCGCGATCACCGTATTCCGTAATCCCGTGGCAAAATACGCGCCCAAATCAAAGGCAAAGACATTTTGCTCGCGATCCTCCCCGGGAGAACGCCCATGGATCAGCTTGAGAGTGGTTCCCACCGCAATCCGGTTGGTAATCAGGCCCCCATAAGCCACGGAAATGGCGTAATCGCTGAATTTTTGCGTGGTATTAAAATCGAGATTCACCGCAGAAAGTCCCAATGTCCCTATACGTGGCAGACTTGCTGAAACGCCAGCTACGTAGTGCTTGAGACCACCTATCCAATCTACATACGTAAAATACGCTTCCCGACCTTCCATAAAAGCCAGTCCCGCTGGATTGTACAAAATAGCCTGTCCACTCCCGACCAACCCTACCCCAGCCTCACCCAGAGCTGTCATACGGGCATGGGTGGGCAACTTTAGAAAAGAGAACCCCGTTCCCGTTGGCCTATCGGACTCCTGGGCAAATCCCTCACCCGCTATCAACCCAATTAGCGTGCATAGCCCAATTAGCGTATATCGTCTCCTGGTCAAGCCTTACTCTCCTCAATTGAACTGGTGGTATTTATCCTGCAACAATCCTTAAAACTCTAAAATCAGATGATTATCGAATAGCACTGATCCTGAATTCCAGAGCATGTGCGCCCTCTCCTCCTGACGAGGTAATATGATCTCGCACTTCCAGACGCAGGCTCCTGCCTTTATGAGACCACCAGGTGATACCGGCCCCGACATTGAATAAACTCGTGCTTCCCTCCCTCACCAAAGCCGTATAGCCAACTGACAAAAAAGGAACGCCAGTATTCAGACGATGTTTTTTAATAAGATGAAAATTTCCATTCACCGAAAAAACACCAACCCCCCACTCCAATGCCTCAATTGGTGCGCCATACCCTGCCTCTATACTCGCGCTAAATTGCCCAGCTCCAAGCTCATATCCGGCAAAAACGTGAACAAAACTAAGACTAAAATTTTCCTCAGCCAAAATAACCGTACCAGGCCCAATACCCAAAAAGGGCCAAGCGTTCCGATACTCTGTCGCAAAAGCACTGCCAATCTCAACCCTCGACCTACCGCGGGAGGAGTCTGTAATGGTCAGCTTTTGAATCCGCTCCAATGCGACCTGCTCTTCCCAAAACCGTTCACCAATAATCAAATGCTCTGCATCAATCGCTTTGACATATCCTTTTACAGTATTCAGTCCCCCCCACACTCCTGACACCGAATCTCGTTCGCCCGTCCCATAGATAACCTCGACAAAAGCACCCACTTCAACCGCGCTACTATCAATCTCACCGGCTTCTAAAACAATTTCCGTCTGCAATCTCCGTGATCCGAAAGACGGGTCTGGTATTCCACTGACGTTACTCATCTCGTGGGTAGCATCTGGAATCGTCAACTTTTGGATGCGTTCTAACTCTATTTCCTTCTTCCAAAACCGTTCGCCAATAGTCAGAGTCTCTGCATCAATCGCTTGAATATACCCCCTTGCCGTATCCAGCCTCTCCCACACCCC
The window above is part of the Gemmatimonadota bacterium genome. Proteins encoded here:
- a CDS encoding PorV/PorQ family protein, with the translated sequence MTRRRYTLIGLCTLIGLIAGEGFAQESDRPTGTGFSFLKLPTHARMTALGEAGVGLVGSGQAILYNPAGLAFMEGREAYFTYVDWIGGLKHYVAGVSASLPRIGTLGLSAVNLDFNTTQKFSDYAISVAYGGLITNRIAVGTTLKLIHGRSPGEDREQNVFAFDLGAYFATGLRNTVIAMGMENLSTSGLGEPEQGGLPKNVRLGVLLDLIALTAIGPLPHNLDLVVDVNNPNDSNDGFYTDIGIEYTYIHQTAIDNMLGFSLRAGHRKRSGSISDANTLGIGVLLKTHGIGLKVDYTSKFFKSVFDKRVHILSVAFDF